The nucleotide sequence GGTTCTTTAAGCGTTTTGCTAGTTCTAAGGCATTGGATTCAGAGCGATCAAGACGTACAGCAAGGGTTCGAAGGCCACGCAGTGCAAGGTAAGCATCCAATGCTCCAGGTATAGCACCGAAATCATGCCGATGCTTTATCATGAAGTGGGCATGTGGGTTTGATTTACAGATGACTGCCCCAAGTAGTAGATCTGAATGTCCCCCAAGGAACTTTGTCACAGAATGCAGGACGATGTCCACATCGAAATCCAGTGGACGTTGGCGAAGTGGCGTAGCGAAAGTTGAGTCGACAATGGTGAGGATGTTCAGTTTTTTCGCTGCTTTGACAATCACAGGAATGTCAGAAACGACTAAGGTTGGGTTAGAGATGGATTCCATCCAAACTGCATCTGCACCTTCGAGCGCAGCGATCGTAGCATCAGTGTTGTCGCCATCAATCAGGCGAACGGTCAGCCGTTCGTGACTTTCCAGCCGTGCAAAAATGTTCTTTACACCGTAATACGCGCCAGTAGGGACTACCATGGTGCCGCCTGGATGAATGAGCTCTGCGATAGCGGTTGCAGCTGCGAGCCCGGATGAAAATGTGGTTGCTATTCCACCATCAAGCTGGCCGAGAGCTTCTTCCAGTGCCCCCCAACTTAGATTGCCATCTCGACCGTATCCGAGATCAGTGGTGTGAACATACGTTGAAGAGAGAGTGATGGTTGTATTCATGGGAGCACCAGCGACTCGTGAAGGACGCCCAGCCTGCACTGCAACGGTGTCTGGATTCCAATTCGATTCTACTGGAACGAATTCAGGATATTTATTGTTAGGCATTGGTTTTCTCTGCTCACTTCTTTCAGTGGCGGTTGAACAAGAAATGCTGAGTCTTCCAGGCGTTGGTTCTGCAAAGTCAGCAAGCTGAAAATCACTGCTTTCTAGACCTGAAGCAAGTAGTTTGATGATGATGGAGTCGAAAGGTACTGCAAGGCACTTGATCAGGCACTAAAATTAGGGAGTATAGGTAAAGTGTCCCAAAAGTTAAATTCTGATTATTAAGTCCAA is from SAR324 cluster bacterium and encodes:
- a CDS encoding aminotransferase class I/II-fold pyridoxal phosphate-dependent enzyme, with amino-acid sequence MPNNKYPEFVPVESNWNPDTVAVQAGRPSRVAGAPMNTTITLSSTYVHTTDLGYGRDGNLSWGALEEALGQLDGGIATTFSSGLAAATAIAELIHPGGTMVVPTGAYYGVKNIFARLESHERLTVRLIDGDNTDATIAALEGADAVWMESISNPTLVVSDIPVIVKAAKKLNILTIVDSTFATPLRQRPLDFDVDIVLHSVTKFLGGHSDLLLGAVICKSNPHAHFMIKHRHDFGAIPGALDAYLALRGLRTLAVRLDRSESNALELAKRLKNHPKIRKLNYPALPGDSQHEKAKRVLPNGCGGMLSFEIDTTSERTDQILESLKVITHATSLGGVESLIERRSRYEAEREAGVPMTLCRFSVGIENVEDLWSDLESAISEVLD